The genome window AGCAGTTCCCATTGCGGGACATTGATTGTTTGAAACCAGCTTCCCTGATCCGTTCAAGAAGCGAGAGATGGGTATAGTGTTCGCCTTGGTCTGAGTGTAAAATGGCTTCAGGATGGATGTTTCCATCAAGTCGTTCGAGCAGCCGGTCAATGGTTTGTTGCACAAATTGAGGGAAACACGTTACGTGATGATTCAAATGACGCACGAACGTGCTCCCTTTTCTGGAATTTATTCTGCCCGTTTGGGTCAAACCTGAATCCCTGATTTTCCGTGGAGGAGCTCATATTATTTAGAACACCCCAAAAGATGGAAAGCTTTTCTGCTGCGGTTGGGCCAGTGCCAATGCTCTTTTTTCCTGTTTTTTGCCTTCGGCAAACAGTTTACGAATTATATCATATAGATTCTGAGTTCCTTTTTAGAACAGTTCAGAAACCTTTTCCTGCAGATTTTGAATGCTTAACTCCGCCATCTTTCGTGATTCCCGCTCAGCTGTTCCCACAAGTCGAAGATCATCTTCATGGGCTTTGATATGTCCTTGGATTTCTTCGATCCCTTTATGTATTACATTATGGCAAAGATCAAGATAGCGGATTACTAGGCGGTCGAAATCAGCCATTTTCGACACGGCTGATTTTAAACTGATCAGTGCAGAATGATGATGCGCGGTTTGAATGACTTCTTTGAGCGGTATGCCAAACAAGCTTTCCTCCCATAAGGTTTGTACGCTCTCCTGAACCTCCACAGCATCCTCGATATACTTCTGCCATCGTTTCCCCATCGCCTCTTCCGCGAAATCGACGACCCCCCCCATGCTGCTCAAGGTCAGGCAATTCCCCGTAAGCGCTCTCCAAGTGTTCGGCTTAATAAAATCCCCCCTACAGAGCTTCCAGCCATTGGTCGGTCTGTGCAGAGGTAAGGCTGCGCTTGTGTTTCCCTTTCGAATCTTTCAACAAATCTGGCGTTGCCTTCAATTCCTCCCAAAATGATTGCTGCTTTTGAAGCAAACGCAACACTTCTTGGCGTGTTGTTTCGATAAATTAATCGTGCATCTCAAACTCCCCCTCAGACTCTGTGTCAGGAGCGAAGAGAGGCTCCCGTACAATTCCAGAGAACCTCTTTTCAGTTTCCTTACCGGTCATGCCGCTCTAAATACTCGTGCAAGGCACGAATAATACCGGAACTGCCTTTGCCCTCTGGATAAATCGGTTGCCTGCCTCTGGTCGAATAACGATCTGCAAGTGAGACTGTCGCAGCGTGTTTGGCACTCTGCCACGAGATGATCAACAGGTCCGATGCATCTGCCAATGTCTCCAGAGAAGCCGTGTTGACCTTCGAATGGTCGACAATAAATTTTGAGTCAGGCGCGTGGGACTGGATCATAGATTCCACCTTACGGGCGACTTGACGGGTTAACGTATACAGCCCGACAGTCCGTCCGGAAAGCTTGGCCCAAATAGACACTTCCCGTTTCAAGTCTATTCTGTCAAGGTCAAATTCCTGAACCAGTGCCGGCCACGCGGCCTCCATCCCAAAATCCTGATACAGTAGTTTTAACAACTCCCACTGCGTGTAAGATACATGCCGCTTGTATTGCCGAAACTTCTCGGTAATGAGTTGCAGATACTCTACGCGAAGTTCACGTCTCGGGCACTGGTTGAGAAAAATCATTTCCAGATATTCCATTGCCCAGTTGAGATGCGGGAAATCACCGTAATCCGTAAACATGTCGACGGCGGCGTACAACACTGTTTCGTATACCGAATCGCTGATGTTTGTTTTTAAAAGCCCCTCCGTCAACTCGTAGAGCAGATAGAAATCATTGACATGCCCATTAGTGCTGAGTATGATCCACTCAATCAGCTTCAAATACACGGGCTGAAGTCGTTCATTCGGCCAGCGGGGATCCCGTTTTAGCAGCTCAAGCGCATGCGGCACGGCTGAAAATACCAGGTCTTGCGTCTCCTTCTTGTTGAAACAACGATCCATACCGTCAATGAAACGCTGCATATGATCGGCCGAATTAAGCAGTTCTCCCTCAGGCCAATCGGCAGGGTTGAGATACACCAAATCAAAAAACTTCACCTGTTGCTGGTTTTCCACACGCTCCAGCCAGTCAAGCCAGCCAGAAGGAGGCGCTTCTTCCTCCGTATCATTCGCCGGAAAAATTTGCTCAAGGAGGCTCTGCAGAGTCTTCGAAGATTTCAGTTGTTGATGTTCCTCTACCGACAATTGCCCCATCATCTCTGACACATATTCGCGCGCTTCAGTCGTGCGTAGCTTAAAGGCAATCTGAATGCCATACTGAACCGCCTCCAGATTGCACCGCGTCGGTTTCAACCATCGCAGTGCCGATTCATAGGAACCGATGCTGAAGTCTGCCTGCGCTTTCTCCATTTCGGTCATATGATGAGGGGGCAACTCTTGAGGCAGAAATTGAGACACTGCTTCAAGGAACTGCCTGTCTTTGGCATCAAGACTGGGGGTCGCAAGTATTTCGTTGCACAAAAGCAACTGAACAGGCTGTACTGCCACCGCGCGCAGCATGAAACTTTTCAGCGCTTCAGGGCTTTGCATTTGCCCGCGATGCGTGTAAAGGGCACCAAATTGCGGCCAAACTTCATCACGAAACACATCCAGAACTTTTGCGGGCTGATGCTCCCACTTGGCCAAGAAATGATGGTACACCGCTTGAATCAACGATTCTGTCACACGCTGCGGACGTTTGAGCGCCAACAATGTACCCATCTGACGGAGTTGCACCACTTCATCCCACTTTTCCATTCCGGTCAACATATGAACCCGCAAAAACAGGAGATTGTCCGCGTTTACGTAGTGGCGGGCTTTCAATTCGTTCAGCAACTCTTCTGCCGACGAGCGCTGTCCCACTTGCACCGCCACATAGAAGTCCCGTAACAACCGCCCTACCGTTTTCGAGACATCCACTTTCTGGGAGGATTTTCCCTTTCTCCAGAGTTGACCCATCAAGACCACAGTGGCAGTTATTTCCGCCGAGTTCCCATGAAACCGATAGTATCGTCCTTCTGTCAGCCCATTGACCATCTGATCAAAAGCAAGTGAGGGGTTAGGAACTGCACGCCGTCCTTGAAAATCGGAATATGAAACTCCTATGAAACTCTGCAATTGCTCTCCCAGCCATTGCATGTCCTCCTCAGAAAAAGCGACTCCGTACCAATAGACCCTGTTACCGTCGAGCGGTTTAAAGGGCAGTATTGTAGGTTGCGGCGGATCTTGGGCAATCCGGCTCGTGAAGTACATCAACTCATTTTGTTCAAGCCTTTTCAACGTGATACCGTTAAAAGCCGGATCGTAAAAACGGGAGAACCAATCTTTCCGGGGGTTGCTCATCGGATGCTTCCCCCCCATTTCGTTTCGAGATGGTTGCGGTTGGTCGCCACTTCAGCAGCATCTGTAGTAAAATGAATCTTCTCTTCGTTTATCGTGATTCCCGAGTACGTAAAGTTCATGGAGCCGCTCAGAAAATATCCATCTCCAAGCAGCCCTTTCACATGCAGCAATGCGCTTGTTTTCATCATCAGCCTTGGATCATTGTCGCCAAAACGCCCGCGCATCGACGCTAAAAAGGGGCGCGTGTAAACATTATCTCTGGATATGATGTGAACATGTGTATTGTTTTCCACCATGCGCGAAATAACTTCGGACAATCTGAGTTTACGATGCGGCCAGTGTGGTTCAAAGGTGAAAAACTGACCGCCCCGATTGTCCAGAATGTCGATGTCATAGATCCACGGTGAGACGAGCCAGAGTGACCGGCTCGGCCGTACCAACTCTGCGGTAAACAAGGACTGCAGCAGTTCACCTGCTTCTCGTGTTGAGTTATGGGTGTAAATGATGCGGGGCTGATATTCACTCATTGAATCGCCTCCCGTAAATCAAGCGCCACAAGGTAATGATCGCCTTCCCGCTGCAAACCTTCGACTCGCGGATAGAGGTGCAGGTACTCGATCTCAATCGGATTGACCAATAATTGAAGGATCGCATGACGCAACTCTTCATGTTGGGACAATAACGCGCGCAATCGTACAGTCCCGCAGTTGAGCAGCGCATCCCCGATTTTCTTCATACGGTCCGGGTCAGAGAGATCGACCGTCACCCCTCCGGAGACATCTCGCAACAGAAGCATTCGCTCCGCTTGAATATCTTCCACATATGGATTATACGAACTGAGGTTCTTTGAGCGGATTGAGTTTCCTCTCGCCCAGATCAAGCTGTAGATCAACTGATAGCGCCAATTTTCATCGTCAACCAGATTGGAATCGATGTGTGCGAGGGCTGCCTGAAAACGGTCATAGATTTGCGAACTTGCACTGGCAACGTACGCAAATACGCGCGCATCCAGTTCTACGCCAAGCCGGGCTTCTTCCGCGTTCCATGTTTCAATCAGGTCATACAAAAGTTGGTCGGATTGCCTGGAGCTTGCCGGTTTGAGAATTCGATTGAAAATCGAACTCATCACCGTATGAGTGGTAAGCGTTCCCCTGTCTTGCAGATTATTTTGCAAGGTCTGCAAAGCAAGTTCCTGCTCTCGATAGTTCTCCGCCAACCGCACTTCTTCGAGAAGGTTTGCCGTTTCTTGATCGTGAATTGCAAGATGCAGCGTACGAGACAATTCAGTGTCTGCCAATTCAAAATCTGAGGGGCCAAGTGCGCTTTCAACCAATCGAAAAAAACGGCGCGGATCTTCTTGATACCCGCGAATCACCTCTTCGATTACGCCCCCGCCACCTGAAGTATTTTCAGTAATCCAGATGTCATGCCGTTCATTAGGGTTCTCCGCTCCTCCTAGCGGCGAACTCCCCCCACTTATATCTAATCGCAAATCCTCGCTGCCAAATTCGGAAGCGAGTTCTTTGCAGGCTTGAAGTACTGCGCCCCCCAATGTAGCCAGCCATCGCTGCTCAGCCCACTCTTGCCAACGATGGTCTGGACGATCCCATAAAACGGT of Tumebacillus sp. BK434 contains these proteins:
- the dpdD gene encoding protein DpdD, with translation MSNPRKDWFSRFYDPAFNGITLKRLEQNELMYFTSRIAQDPPQPTILPFKPLDGNRVYWYGVAFSEEDMQWLGEQLQSFIGVSYSDFQGRRAVPNPSLAFDQMVNGLTEGRYYRFHGNSAEITATVVLMGQLWRKGKSSQKVDVSKTVGRLLRDFYVAVQVGQRSSAEELLNELKARHYVNADNLLFLRVHMLTGMEKWDEVVQLRQMGTLLALKRPQRVTESLIQAVYHHFLAKWEHQPAKVLDVFRDEVWPQFGALYTHRGQMQSPEALKSFMLRAVAVQPVQLLLCNEILATPSLDAKDRQFLEAVSQFLPQELPPHHMTEMEKAQADFSIGSYESALRWLKPTRCNLEAVQYGIQIAFKLRTTEAREYVSEMMGQLSVEEHQQLKSSKTLQSLLEQIFPANDTEEEAPPSGWLDWLERVENQQQVKFFDLVYLNPADWPEGELLNSADHMQRFIDGMDRCFNKKETQDLVFSAVPHALELLKRDPRWPNERLQPVYLKLIEWIILSTNGHVNDFYLLYELTEGLLKTNISDSVYETVLYAAVDMFTDYGDFPHLNWAMEYLEMIFLNQCPRRELRVEYLQLITEKFRQYKRHVSYTQWELLKLLYQDFGMEAAWPALVQEFDLDRIDLKREVSIWAKLSGRTVGLYTLTRQVARKVESMIQSHAPDSKFIVDHSKVNTASLETLADASDLLIISWQSAKHAATVSLADRYSTRGRQPIYPEGKGSSGIIRALHEYLERHDR
- the dpdK gene encoding phospholipase D-like domain-containing protein DpdK — encoded protein: MSEYQPRIIYTHNSTREAGELLQSLFTAELVRPSRSLWLVSPWIYDIDILDNRGGQFFTFEPHWPHRKLRLSEVISRMVENNTHVHIISRDNVYTRPFLASMRGRFGDNDPRLMMKTSALLHVKGLLGDGYFLSGSMNFTYSGITINEEKIHFTTDAAEVATNRNHLETKWGGSIR